Proteins found in one Lysinibacillus sp. FSL W8-0992 genomic segment:
- a CDS encoding HNH endonuclease, translating to MNSKPLRPCNKPGCGQLTREGYCDLHKTAKAENNRYYDKYHRSDRSKQFYHSAAWKRARDLIRIRDNGLCFECLNQKRITVGTIVDHIIPIKQNWNKRLDEDNLQLLCQSCHNKKTGLERKEG from the coding sequence ATGAACAGTAAACCTTTACGTCCATGTAACAAGCCCGGATGTGGACAGCTAACTCGTGAAGGCTACTGTGACCTACACAAGACAGCCAAAGCTGAAAACAATCGCTATTACGATAAGTATCATCGAAGTGACCGAAGCAAACAATTCTACCATTCTGCAGCTTGGAAACGAGCACGGGATTTGATTCGAATTCGTGATAACGGATTGTGTTTTGAATGTCTCAATCAAAAACGAATCACAGTCGGAACCATAGTGGATCACATCATTCCAATCAAACAAAACTGGAATAAAAGATTAGATGAAGATAATTTACAACTACTTTGTCAGTCATGTCACAACAAGAAGACAGGTTTGGAGAGAAAAGAGGGATAG
- a CDS encoding phage terminase small subunit P27 family, with product MAGRNKQPLQVILGNGRSKHLTKDEIKKRQNHEEKMRGPTENIEIPTYLTATQKKEFTDIAERLVALEIFSELDVDSLARYLDSKHQYLQLVKDIRKIKPTETIEQENGKKIVIANEDYPKLQRTKNTLFNECRSAAADLGLTITSRLKLVIPSPSTVEGKSEAQKRFGDRL from the coding sequence ATGGCAGGTCGAAATAAGCAGCCGTTGCAAGTGATTCTAGGGAATGGTCGGTCTAAGCATTTAACAAAGGACGAAATAAAAAAGCGTCAAAATCATGAAGAAAAGATGCGCGGGCCTACAGAAAATATTGAAATTCCAACGTATTTAACTGCAACACAAAAAAAGGAATTTACAGATATTGCTGAAAGGCTTGTGGCTCTTGAAATATTTAGCGAGCTTGATGTTGATTCGTTAGCAAGATACTTGGACTCAAAACATCAGTATTTACAGCTGGTGAAAGATATACGAAAAATAAAGCCAACTGAAACAATCGAGCAGGAAAACGGTAAGAAAATAGTGATTGCAAATGAGGATTACCCAAAACTACAACGTACCAAAAATACATTGTTTAACGAATGCCGTTCTGCAGCTGCTGATCTTGGTCTTACTATTACATCTCGCTTGAAATTGGTTATCCCTTCCCCTTCAACTGTGGAGGGCAAAAGCGAGGCGCAAAAGCGGTTTGGTGATAGGTTATGA
- a CDS encoding terminase large subunit produces the protein MNWVLERVFNYCDDIISGKIKASIKHKWAIQRFLKDYEDCQNDDSPFYFDEEVAEDFYWWANEFEHVEGVLAGEKVQLNDFQLFISVNIFCFKKKRNGARRFRKVYIQLARKNAKSQFLAIVGSYIAFLGDEKQRMYIAGWQKDQSDEVYIAVRDGINSSDLLQGRWKEAYGKIEVFNNGSVIVPLSRETRKTGDGKNPSVGIVDEYHNHLTSEIYDVLLSGMVARKEPLMFVITTAGFDLSRPCFVEYQYVSRILNPDDDTENDDYFGIICELDPGDDIKDESNWIKANPIVATYEEGLASIRSDLKTALDVPEKMRSFLTKTMNIWVDMKEGGYIPANKWKAGEIEAFEMNGRDVYIGVDLSKKIDLTSVGYVFSTEYGFHVGQHSFMPEEALAERRAKDKVPYDVWIEEGWMDVTPGAVVDYSYVEQWIMDFINNNELNVILFCYDPYGATQFAQNMANYGLTIVEVRQGFPTLSEPTKEFRDYVYQNNEHQKKITHVGDKVLSWAVGNAIAEMAANESIKLSKSKSRERIDPIAAVITAFVQARYATFESGDGNISFISIHDL, from the coding sequence ATGAATTGGGTTTTAGAACGTGTATTTAATTATTGTGATGATATTATAAGCGGAAAAATTAAGGCTAGTATTAAACATAAATGGGCCATACAACGCTTCTTAAAAGACTATGAGGATTGTCAAAATGATGACAGTCCTTTTTATTTTGATGAAGAAGTGGCCGAGGATTTCTATTGGTGGGCCAATGAGTTTGAACACGTTGAAGGTGTATTAGCAGGTGAAAAGGTTCAACTTAATGATTTCCAACTCTTTATATCTGTAAATATCTTTTGTTTTAAAAAGAAACGAAATGGTGCCCGTCGTTTCCGTAAAGTTTACATTCAACTAGCACGTAAAAATGCAAAATCTCAATTCTTAGCAATCGTAGGTTCATACATTGCCTTCCTTGGTGATGAAAAACAACGTATGTACATTGCTGGATGGCAAAAAGACCAATCAGATGAGGTATATATTGCTGTTCGTGATGGAATTAATTCGAGTGATCTACTTCAAGGAAGATGGAAAGAAGCATACGGAAAAATTGAAGTTTTTAACAATGGTTCTGTCATTGTTCCTTTATCACGCGAGACACGTAAAACAGGTGATGGTAAAAACCCATCAGTAGGAATTGTGGACGAATACCATAATCATCTTACATCTGAAATATATGATGTATTGCTTTCAGGGATGGTTGCTCGTAAGGAGCCTTTGATGTTTGTCATTACTACAGCAGGATTTGATTTAAGTCGGCCATGTTTTGTTGAATACCAATATGTATCGCGTATTTTGAATCCCGATGATGATACAGAGAATGATGATTACTTTGGCATCATTTGCGAATTAGATCCAGGGGATGACATTAAGGATGAGAGTAATTGGATTAAGGCAAACCCTATTGTAGCTACATACGAAGAAGGACTTGCCTCTATTCGTTCTGATTTAAAAACTGCTTTGGATGTCCCTGAAAAGATGCGGTCATTCTTAACAAAAACAATGAATATATGGGTGGACATGAAAGAAGGGGGCTACATACCTGCGAATAAGTGGAAAGCGGGTGAAATCGAAGCCTTCGAGATGAATGGCCGTGATGTTTATATAGGAGTCGATTTATCTAAAAAGATTGACTTAACTTCAGTAGGATATGTTTTCTCTACAGAATATGGTTTTCATGTTGGACAACACTCGTTTATGCCTGAAGAAGCATTAGCAGAGCGAAGAGCAAAAGATAAAGTGCCGTATGATGTTTGGATAGAGGAAGGTTGGATGGATGTTACTCCTGGCGCGGTAGTCGATTATAGCTATGTAGAGCAGTGGATAATGGATTTCATTAATAACAATGAATTGAATGTTATTCTATTTTGCTACGATCCATATGGTGCCACACAATTTGCTCAAAACATGGCTAACTATGGGCTAACAATTGTTGAAGTCCGACAAGGTTTCCCTACATTATCCGAGCCTACGAAGGAATTTAGAGACTACGTGTATCAAAATAATGAACATCAAAAGAAAATCACTCATGTTGGTGACAAAGTATTATCTTGGGCAGTCGGTAATGCAATTGCTGAAATGGCAGCTAACGAGAGTATAAAGCTTTCAAAATCAAAGTCGCGTGAGCGAATAGATCCTATTGCTGCTGTTATTACAGCATTCGTCCAAGCAAGATATGCAACATTTGAAAGTGGAGATGGAAATATCAGCTTTATTTCTATTCATGATTTATAG